In Helianthus annuus cultivar XRQ/B chromosome 3, HanXRQr2.0-SUNRISE, whole genome shotgun sequence, a single window of DNA contains:
- the LOC110929641 gene encoding uncharacterized protein LOC110929641 produces MAVRGSNFANYALFLTLMIQFTASMAAISTTDVRRYPKAISDLKEIIVRGLGLQSDDLKISGFDLRDAFVGRSNVYEIDIEIDNMVLPLKLLDDVNNWQHEDLPILQVEDQASNNNHDNVLVAKAKTTEMKNAHGSPVLAPFELAGPIELWIQDAKNMKLSLPHHVDDGELRKVIIADGAVVRVEGAKSVSLLRPVQFGLPLTKAQNGFASRILSLADRLRHVARTRGQIIPLSIVGPTSLTSPTPSPTANQNKHNLLVNGSKTFWPVKSVNGSNTHLVGLDKLLSSVLGSKASENGSFKLLKADISAQTFVKIGFQVEKLGGNGPELEGYPKWRTKPTTTRMHFEVLAKVDGDKILPEQVVQVKPIAVKDTMAPNVITGNITSSKAFTMSPPKTFTL; encoded by the exons ATGGCTGTTAGAGGTTCGAATTTCGCTAACTACGCATTGTTTCTAACGCTTATGATTCAGTTTACTGCTTCGATGGCTGCGATTTCAACAACAGACGTTCGTCGCTATCCTAAAGCCATATCG GATCTGAAGGAAATTATTGTTAGGGGATTAGGGCTTCAATCAGATGATCTTAAGATATCTGGGTTTGATTTGAGGGATGCTTTTGTGGGTCGATCCAATGTTTACGAAATTGATATTGAAATTGACAATATGGTTCTTCCATTGAAACTTTTGGACGATGTGAATAACTGGCAACATGAGGATCTACCCATTCTTCAAGTGGAGGATCAGGCAAGTAATAACAACCATGATAATGTGTTGGTAGCGAAGGCGAAGACTACGGAAATGAAGAATGCACATGGGTCACCTGTTTTGGCTCCATTTGAGCTTGCTGGTCCAATAGAGCTCTGGATTCAAGATGCCAAGAACATGAAACTTTCATTGCCT CATCACGTTGACGATGGTGAGCTAAGGAAAGTAATCATAGCCGATGGGGCAGTTGTGAGAGTCGAGGGTGCCAAATCAGTCAGCTTACTCAGACCCGTTCAGTTTGGTCTTCCGTTGACCAAAGCTCAAAACGGGTTTGCATCACGTATCTTGAGCCTAGCTGACCGTCTGAGACACGTGGCTCGTACCCGAGGGCAAATAATACCTCTATCCATCGTGGGTCCTACATCTCTCACTTCTCCTACACCGTCTCCCACTGCTAACCAGAACAAGCACAACTTGCTGGTTAACGGGTCAAAAACATTCTGGCCCGTTAAGTCTGTTAACGGGTCAAACACACATTTGGTTGGTTTAGATAAACTACTCTCCTCAGTCTTGGGTTCTAAAGCCAGTGAGAATGGTTCTTTCAAGCTGTTGAAAGCAGACATATCAGCCCAAACGTTTGTGAAGATCGGGTTTCAGGTAGAGAAGTTGGGCGGGAATGGGCCAGAGTTGGAAGGTTATCCCAAGTGGAGAACAAAACCGACGACCACAAGGATGCATTTTGAAGTATTGGCTAAGGTGGATGGCGACAAGATTTTGCCCGAGCAAGTGGTTCAAGTTAAGCCTATTGCGGTGAAGGACACTATGGCTCCTAATGTCATTACTGGTAATATTACCTCATCAAAGGCCTTTACCATGAGTCCTCCGAAGACATTTACCTTGTAA